The following are from one region of the Gloeomargarita lithophora Alchichica-D10 genome:
- the lpxC gene encoding UDP-3-O-acyl-N-acetylglucosamine deacetylase, which translates to MAKRGDQSLGERLTLSGVGLHTGQVNAMTLERTAPGTGRVFYVDNQPIPAQVCHVQPSNLCTTLAQDNYKIHTVEHLLAALVGLGIGDVAIHVTGEEVPLLDGSALPWVEALRGWGTGQPLVEGVITEPVVVQNGESFVCALPAPELTFTYGIDFPEYPAIGRQWLTWVPSREDFSSVIAPARTFGLADQIAQLQSQGLIRGGGLENALVCDRERGWLNPPLRFADEPVRHKMLDLLGDLGLLGALPRGHFLAYKAGHRLHTQLAAQLHARH; encoded by the coding sequence TTGGCGAAGCGTGGCGATCAGTCATTGGGGGAACGGCTGACCTTGAGCGGTGTGGGTCTGCACACGGGGCAGGTTAATGCGATGACCCTGGAGCGGACGGCACCGGGTACGGGGCGGGTTTTTTATGTGGACAATCAGCCCATTCCTGCTCAGGTGTGCCATGTCCAACCCAGCAACCTATGTACAACATTAGCGCAAGATAATTACAAAATTCACACGGTAGAACACCTGTTGGCGGCTTTAGTGGGTTTAGGCATTGGCGATGTGGCGATTCATGTGACGGGGGAAGAAGTGCCCCTGCTGGATGGGTCGGCATTGCCTTGGGTAGAAGCGTTACGGGGCTGGGGGACGGGGCAACCGTTGGTGGAGGGAGTGATCACCGAGCCGGTGGTGGTGCAAAATGGGGAGAGTTTTGTGTGCGCCTTACCCGCACCCGAATTAACCTTTACCTATGGGATTGACTTTCCTGAATATCCAGCCATTGGCCGCCAGTGGTTGACTTGGGTGCCCAGTCGGGAGGACTTTAGCTCAGTTATTGCCCCGGCGCGCACCTTTGGGTTGGCGGATCAGATTGCCCAACTCCAAAGCCAGGGGTTGATCCGGGGGGGCGGGTTGGAAAATGCCCTGGTGTGCGACCGAGAGCGGGGTTGGTTGAATCCGCCGCTGCGGTTTGCTGATGAGCCGGTGCGCCACAAGATGCTGGATTTGTTGGGGGATTTGGGACTGCTGGGGGCGTTACCCCGGGGGCATTTTTTGGCCTATAAAGCGGGGCATCGGCTCCATACCCAGTTGGCGGCGCAGTTGCACGCCCGGCACTAA
- a CDS encoding peptidoglycan D,D-transpeptidase FtsI family protein, with amino-acid sequence MATTLRPSQVRVHLARQRWRLRLVWVGLSLGVLGLGGRLVALQGVQANGLREQAAQQQKALIRQANPRRLVVDTQGAVLALDQPVYELYAHPRLFQKTAPQVAQALAPILERPVNTISQDLQRAPSGILLMRGLAPGVAQQIEQLHLDGLELVGGFARVYPQQRVGAELVGYVNREHRGQAGVELSQEALLQQPQIPAVLQRDGRGNYQSATMPTSWLLDDPRQLRLTLDVRLQRGAQEALQQSLRKFQAQRGAVIVLRVKDGAIRALVLEPGYDPNAFYRFPLERFKNWAVTDLYEPGSTFKPVNVAIALESQRVRPGQVFYDEGRIFVGGWPIQNFNFDQAGAGGSLSVSEILQYSSNVGMVHMMEQLPRQDYYQALRRLGLGEELTTDLPFTSPTTLKSQVEFVNYPVEAATAAFGQGLSLTPLKLAQLYAAIGNGGWLVTPHAVSGLWHPQTEELMPLKHPPPVRVFSQETSTALMPMLEQVVERGTGKPARIAGYRLGGKTGTAQKAGVGGYHSGKITSFVALFPMPRPEYVVLAVADEPRAGNAFGSTVTAPVVKAVIERLITLEGIPPSRK; translated from the coding sequence GTGGCGACGACCCTGCGTCCCAGTCAAGTGCGGGTGCATTTGGCTCGGCAACGGTGGCGGTTGCGGTTGGTGTGGGTGGGGCTGAGCTTGGGGGTGCTGGGCTTGGGCGGCCGGTTGGTGGCTTTGCAGGGGGTGCAGGCCAATGGGTTGCGAGAGCAGGCGGCGCAGCAACAAAAAGCCCTGATTCGGCAAGCCAATCCCCGACGGCTGGTGGTGGATACCCAGGGGGCGGTGTTGGCTCTGGATCAGCCGGTGTATGAACTTTATGCCCATCCCCGCTTGTTTCAAAAAACCGCCCCCCAGGTGGCGCAGGCGCTGGCACCGATTTTGGAACGACCGGTGAACACCATTAGCCAAGACCTGCAACGGGCGCCCAGTGGCATCCTCCTGATGCGGGGGCTGGCACCGGGGGTAGCCCAGCAAATCGAACAGTTGCACCTGGATGGGCTGGAACTGGTCGGGGGTTTTGCCCGGGTCTATCCCCAGCAACGGGTGGGGGCGGAATTGGTGGGCTATGTGAATCGGGAGCATCGGGGGCAGGCGGGGGTCGAACTGAGCCAGGAAGCATTGTTACAGCAACCCCAGATTCCGGCGGTTCTCCAGCGGGACGGACGGGGGAATTACCAGAGTGCCACCATGCCCACCAGTTGGTTGCTGGATGACCCCCGCCAGTTGCGTTTGACTTTGGATGTGCGTTTGCAGCGGGGGGCGCAGGAAGCCCTCCAGCAGAGTTTGCGGAAATTCCAAGCCCAGCGGGGGGCGGTGATCGTCCTGCGGGTCAAGGACGGGGCGATCCGGGCGTTGGTGCTGGAGCCGGGTTATGACCCGAATGCGTTTTATCGCTTCCCTTTGGAACGGTTCAAAAACTGGGCGGTGACGGATTTGTACGAACCCGGTTCCACGTTTAAGCCCGTGAATGTGGCGATTGCCCTGGAGAGTCAGCGGGTGCGCCCCGGCCAGGTATTTTATGACGAGGGGCGGATTTTTGTGGGCGGCTGGCCGATCCAAAACTTTAACTTTGACCAGGCGGGGGCGGGGGGCAGTTTGAGCGTGAGTGAAATTTTACAATATTCCAGCAATGTGGGCATGGTACACATGATGGAGCAACTGCCCCGCCAGGATTATTACCAAGCCCTGCGTCGGTTGGGATTGGGGGAAGAACTGACCACGGATTTGCCTTTTACCAGCCCCACCACGCTCAAATCCCAGGTGGAATTTGTCAATTATCCGGTGGAGGCGGCCACGGCGGCCTTTGGCCAGGGGCTATCCCTCACCCCGTTGAAACTGGCGCAACTGTACGCTGCGATTGGGAATGGCGGTTGGCTGGTCACCCCCCATGCGGTGAGCGGGTTGTGGCATCCCCAAACGGAGGAACTCATGCCCCTGAAGCATCCCCCACCGGTGCGGGTGTTTTCCCAGGAAACCAGCACTGCCCTGATGCCCATGCTGGAACAGGTGGTGGAACGGGGGACGGGCAAACCCGCCCGCATTGCCGGTTATCGGTTGGGGGGAAAAACCGGCACCGCCCAGAAAGCGGGGGTGGGGGGCTACCACAGCGGCAAAATTACCAGTTTTGTGGCCTTGTTTCCCATGCCCCGCCCGGAGTACGTGGTTTTAGCAGTCGCTGACGAACCCCGGGCGGGCAATGCCTTTGGTTCCACGGTGACCGCCCCGGTGGTGAAGGCGGTGATTGAACGGTTGATCACCCTGGAGGGGATACCCCCCAGCCGTAAATAA
- a CDS encoding inorganic diphosphatase, giving the protein MNLSQIPAQPAAGLVNVIIEIPAGSRNKYELDKDLGVIKLDRVLYSAVHYPLDYGFIPNTLGDDGDPLDAMVMMDEPTFPGCMITARPIGMLEMVDGGERDEKLLCIPVDDPRYEKVKSLSDVAPHRLAEIAEFFRTYKNLQKKKVEIGEWKDVYSVMPLVAQCIQAYQNA; this is encoded by the coding sequence GTGAATCTGAGCCAAATCCCCGCCCAACCCGCCGCAGGTCTGGTGAATGTGATTATCGAAATCCCCGCCGGTTCCCGGAACAAATACGAATTGGATAAGGATTTGGGGGTGATCAAACTCGACCGGGTGTTGTATTCAGCGGTGCATTATCCCTTGGATTACGGCTTTATTCCCAATACCCTGGGGGATGACGGCGACCCCCTCGATGCCATGGTGATGATGGATGAACCCACCTTCCCCGGCTGTATGATTACCGCCCGTCCCATTGGGATGCTGGAAATGGTGGATGGGGGCGAACGGGATGAAAAATTGCTCTGTATTCCCGTGGATGACCCCCGTTACGAAAAAGTTAAATCCTTGAGCGATGTGGCTCCCCATCGGTTGGCGGAAATCGCCGAATTTTTCCGTACCTACAAAAACCTGCAAAAGAAAAAAGTGGAAATTGGGGAATGGAAAGATGTGTACTCCGTCATGCCCCTGGTGGCGCAATGTATCCAAGCCTACCAAAATGCCTAA
- the thiC gene encoding phosphomethylpyrimidine synthase ThiC: MAHLRTHWLAPRRGQENVTQMHYARQGVITEEMNFVAEREQLPPSLIREEVARGRMIIPANIHHENLEPMAIGIASKCKVNANIGASPNSSDMQQELDKLFLAVKYGADTVMDLSTGGGNLDQIRTTIIQNSPVPIGTVPIYQALESVHGNLDKLTADDFLHVIEKHAQQGVDYMTIHAGILIEYLPLVKNRITGIVSRGGGIIARWMLHHHKQNPLYTHFRDIIEIFQKYDVSFSLGDSLRPGCVHDASDAAQLSELKTLGQLTRTAWEQDVQVMVEGPGHVPMDQIEFNVKKQMEECSEAPFYVLGPLVTDIAPGYDHITSAIGAAMAGWYGTAMLCYVTPKEHLGLPNAEDVRNGLIAYKIAAHAADIARQRPGARDRDDALSTARYHFDWNRQFELSLDPERAQEYHDETLPADIYKTAEFCSMCGPKFCPMQTKVDAEQLQELEQFLAKQG, encoded by the coding sequence ATGGCTCATTTACGCACCCATTGGCTCGCCCCCCGGCGGGGTCAAGAAAATGTCACCCAAATGCACTACGCCCGCCAAGGGGTGATTACGGAGGAAATGAATTTTGTGGCGGAACGGGAGCAATTGCCCCCCTCCTTGATCCGGGAAGAAGTGGCACGGGGACGGATGATCATTCCCGCCAATATCCACCACGAAAACCTGGAACCGATGGCGATTGGGATTGCCTCCAAATGTAAGGTGAATGCCAACATCGGGGCTTCCCCCAATTCCTCCGATATGCAACAGGAATTGGATAAATTATTTTTAGCAGTCAAATACGGTGCCGATACGGTGATGGACTTATCTACGGGCGGCGGAAACTTGGATCAAATTCGCACCACCATTATCCAAAATTCGCCGGTGCCGATTGGGACGGTGCCCATTTATCAAGCCCTAGAATCCGTGCATGGCAATTTGGACAAACTCACGGCGGATGATTTCCTGCATGTGATCGAAAAACACGCCCAGCAGGGGGTGGACTATATGACCATTCATGCGGGGATTTTGATTGAATATCTGCCGTTGGTGAAAAACCGCATTACCGGCATTGTGTCCCGGGGCGGCGGGATTATTGCCCGCTGGATGTTGCACCACCACAAACAAAACCCCCTTTACACCCATTTCCGGGACATTATTGAGATTTTCCAAAAGTATGATGTGTCCTTTAGTTTGGGGGATTCCCTGCGCCCCGGTTGTGTCCATGATGCTTCCGATGCGGCGCAATTGTCGGAACTCAAAACCCTGGGGCAACTCACCCGTACCGCCTGGGAGCAGGACGTGCAAGTGATGGTGGAAGGGCCGGGGCACGTGCCGATGGATCAGATTGAATTTAACGTCAAAAAACAGATGGAGGAATGCTCGGAAGCACCCTTTTATGTGCTGGGGCCGCTGGTGACGGATATTGCGCCCGGTTATGACCATATTACTTCGGCGATTGGGGCGGCGATGGCCGGTTGGTACGGCACCGCCATGCTGTGCTACGTCACACCGAAGGAGCATTTGGGTTTGCCCAACGCCGAGGATGTGCGGAACGGCTTGATTGCCTACAAAATTGCCGCCCACGCCGCCGATATTGCCCGTCAGCGTCCGGGGGCACGGGACCGGGATGATGCCCTATCCACGGCTCGCTATCACTTTGACTGGAACCGGCAGTTTGAATTGTCCCTCGACCCGGAGCGGGCGCAGGAATACCACGATGAAACCCTCCCCGCCGACATTTACAAAACGGCGGAATTTTGCTCCATGTGCGGCCCGAAATTCTGCCCCATGCAGACCAAGGTGGACGCAGAGCAACTCCAAGAACTGGAACAATTCCTCGCCAAACAGGGGTGA
- a CDS encoding DUF2470 domain-containing protein: MTDSPDVTPELVAPNDFPTEVSARICRHMNQDHSDAVLLYAQGLAGLRTATAATLEAIDCEGMDLVVWEEAQQTAIRIEFQTPLSGPEAAHHHLVDLVQAARQQLTTP; the protein is encoded by the coding sequence ATGACCGACTCCCCGGATGTGACTCCAGAATTGGTTGCCCCCAATGATTTTCCCACCGAAGTCAGTGCCCGGATTTGTCGCCACATGAATCAGGATCACAGCGATGCGGTGTTGCTGTATGCCCAGGGTTTGGCGGGCTTGCGGACAGCGACGGCGGCCACCCTAGAAGCGATTGACTGTGAGGGGATGGATTTGGTGGTCTGGGAGGAGGCGCAACAGACGGCGATTCGGATTGAATTTCAGACCCCCCTGAGTGGCCCGGAGGCCGCCCACCATCACTTGGTTGACCTGGTGCAGGCCGCCCGCCAACAACTGACCACCCCATGA
- a CDS encoding iron uptake porin, translating into MMNQAQVTSVSEFVDVKPTDWAFLALQSLVERYGCIVGLPTNPPTYQGRRATTRFEFAAGLNACLDRINELIAAAVEPLATKEDLLVLQKLQEEFAAELSIIRGRVDALEARTALLEQQQFSTVTKLRSEVIFAPYGVSGGDIAYNRIENSLLSGNRNFTGAVSAPTPRGAVVPGAPNGVKGSRADNLAMGYRVRLNFDTSFTGNDFLRVRIQAADLANLNAATGTNAARLGFDNTTGGNVVLDEVYYRFTFDKGRGRILIGSGIEPDDFFDVYTTINSSGSGGISRFGRRNPLFYRAGSASGTGGFVGYKFNNIFRVDAGYLASNPPTVGGGTPVSAFNPDLGLFGSNYTANLMLGIEPLRNFKFGVGVAHTYNETITDAATGTAASGVNLSGSTGTDFAVNPFNPAGTPLLSAAGRTAVNLTTANFMFQWRALPKFTLAGWFGYGFARGESDTPALPAQGTRRANLLTAALQFIFPDVFNRRGDTAAVVVGIPPYVTASEWNGGTLASGNNVPAGLASTQGPRKLNLRDTSVPIHVEAFYRFQVNKFIQVTPGAFAVFNPNGQNENAPIVVYTIRTTFAF; encoded by the coding sequence ATGATGAACCAAGCTCAGGTCACTTCGGTTTCTGAGTTTGTGGATGTGAAGCCGACGGACTGGGCGTTTTTGGCCTTGCAATCGCTGGTGGAGCGGTATGGTTGTATCGTGGGTTTGCCCACCAATCCCCCGACCTATCAGGGGCGCAGGGCAACGACCCGGTTTGAGTTTGCCGCCGGTTTGAATGCCTGTTTGGATCGGATCAATGAATTGATTGCCGCCGCTGTAGAGCCGCTGGCGACCAAGGAAGATTTGTTGGTTCTGCAAAAACTGCAAGAAGAGTTCGCCGCCGAGTTGTCCATCATCCGGGGGCGGGTGGATGCCCTGGAAGCCCGGACGGCGCTTTTGGAGCAACAGCAGTTTTCCACGGTGACCAAACTGCGGAGTGAGGTGATTTTTGCGCCTTACGGTGTCAGCGGTGGGGATATTGCCTACAACCGGATTGAGAATTCCCTGTTGAGTGGGAACCGGAACTTTACTGGGGCGGTATCGGCTCCTACTCCTAGAGGTGCAGTGGTTCCTGGTGCACCGAATGGTGTAAAGGGGAGTCGGGCGGATAATTTGGCCATGGGCTACCGGGTGCGGTTGAACTTCGATACCAGTTTCACCGGCAATGACTTCCTGCGGGTGCGGATTCAGGCGGCTGACCTAGCCAACCTTAATGCGGCCACGGGTACCAACGCCGCTCGGCTGGGCTTTGACAATACCACCGGCGGTAACGTGGTGCTGGACGAAGTGTACTACCGGTTTACCTTTGATAAAGGGCGGGGGAGGATACTTATCGGCTCGGGTATCGAACCGGATGATTTTTTTGATGTTTACACCACGATTAATTCGAGTGGGAGTGGTGGCATTTCCCGATTTGGTCGGCGCAACCCGTTATTTTACCGTGCAGGTTCGGCCAGCGGTACGGGTGGTTTCGTGGGTTACAAGTTCAACAACATCTTCCGGGTAGATGCGGGTTACTTGGCCAGCAATCCGCCTACGGTCGGTGGTGGTACTCCCGTTAGTGCCTTCAACCCGGACTTGGGCTTGTTTGGCTCCAACTACACCGCCAATTTGATGTTGGGTATTGAACCCCTGCGGAACTTCAAGTTTGGGGTTGGGGTGGCTCATACCTACAATGAAACCATCACGGATGCGGCTACGGGTACCGCCGCCTCTGGGGTTAACCTGAGTGGCAGTACAGGGACGGATTTTGCGGTCAATCCCTTCAATCCGGCGGGTACGCCCTTGCTGTCAGCTGCCGGTCGGACGGCGGTGAATTTGACCACGGCGAATTTCATGTTCCAGTGGCGGGCATTGCCCAAGTTCACCCTGGCGGGGTGGTTTGGGTATGGATTTGCTCGGGGTGAGAGTGATACGCCTGCGTTGCCTGCTCAAGGCACTCGCCGGGCAAATCTGTTGACGGCGGCTCTGCAATTCATCTTCCCGGATGTGTTCAACCGCCGGGGTGACACGGCGGCGGTGGTGGTGGGTATCCCGCCCTACGTGACGGCTAGCGAGTGGAATGGGGGTACGCTGGCATCCGGTAATAACGTTCCAGCGGGTCTTGCGAGTACCCAAGGCCCTCGCAAGTTGAACCTGAGGGATACCTCGGTGCCGATTCATGTGGAAGCCTTTTATCGCTTTCAGGTGAACAAGTTCATCCAGGTGACTCCGGGTGCGTTTGCGGTGTTTAACCCCAATGGTCAAAACGAGAATGCCCCGATTGTGGTTTATACCATTCGGACGACGTTTGCGTTCTAA
- the lepB gene encoding signal peptidase I, with amino-acid sequence MKFGQKWTWFASTLQTLLLAIFLAAVLRWGVAEPRYIPSGSMLPTLQLGDRLVVEKISHYWRDWQRGDIVVFAPPPALVSQGYRPENVLIKRVVALAGETVQVQQGQVWVNGLPLGEPYVAEAADYTWGPAMVPAGCLLVLGDNRNASNDSHIWGFLDERLILGRAWVRFWPWPLHGYATIPWVNGMLLGLGIPLLG; translated from the coding sequence ATGAAATTTGGGCAAAAGTGGACGTGGTTCGCCAGTACCCTCCAAACCCTACTCCTGGCCATATTTTTGGCCGCCGTCCTGCGCTGGGGGGTGGCGGAACCCCGCTATATTCCTTCCGGTTCCATGTTGCCCACGCTCCAACTGGGGGACCGGTTGGTGGTGGAAAAAATTTCCCACTATTGGCGGGACTGGCAACGGGGGGATATTGTCGTATTTGCCCCACCCCCGGCCTTGGTGAGCCAGGGGTATCGTCCTGAAAATGTACTGATAAAACGGGTGGTGGCTCTAGCGGGAGAAACCGTGCAGGTGCAGCAGGGTCAAGTGTGGGTAAATGGTCTGCCCCTGGGGGAGCCGTATGTGGCCGAGGCCGCCGATTACACCTGGGGGCCAGCGATGGTGCCTGCGGGGTGTCTATTGGTGCTGGGGGACAACCGTAATGCCAGCAATGATTCCCATATATGGGGTTTTTTGGATGAACGCTTGATCCTGGGGCGGGCATGGGTACGGTTCTGGCCTTGGCCACTGCATGGATATGCCACCATCCCTTGGGTAAATGGAATGCTCTTGGGGCTGGGGATACCCCTATTAGGTTAA
- a CDS encoding MBL fold metallo-hydrolase: MTLGCRVYSPGHGGAGVCLVVQVGAYRLMLDCGLSQLDPYFDLEPPADAVVCSHAHPQQGRGLLALHRGFPDLPIYTSGVTQALLPLNWPPEPGLTGLGTVLPWRLPVHLAADLTVELIPAGHLPGAALVWLQHHTPERTFSLLYTGNCFLANTRLTEGLRLEDVGGIRPDVLVLDGTAGTRKYPRRKQQEQQLVETVVWGLTQGQRVWIVAGGIGEAQEILLVLRTHYLLTGRPVKIGVDGVVARGCDSLLELLVFLPEPVQNFARHQSLFWDDRVYPQSYRWQGESPDLFDIMIASTWPDFGLVNPTDWLVLWPEGEPCPLDLPSQTYLLPAHNDGVATLQLIHTLRPQHLVLVHGAPNYLGDMAGLEEIRNRYHVHVPQAGAWLDLPVGLPLVSSPPPEQGGNYEGELAETGSGIRIELPQTLTSDPRWLNFGATGLVEARWQGEELLLRGLSPQEVLAPPPTGARTCAHCRFYRGQRCTQPDSPLMGLQVAPEGYCAAFQSIVP; the protein is encoded by the coding sequence ATGACCCTGGGGTGTCGGGTCTATAGTCCGGGACATGGGGGGGCGGGGGTATGTCTGGTGGTGCAGGTGGGTGCCTACCGGCTGATGTTGGATTGTGGTTTATCGCAGTTAGACCCCTATTTTGACCTAGAACCGCCAGCGGATGCAGTGGTTTGTTCCCATGCCCATCCCCAGCAGGGACGGGGGCTGTTGGCACTGCACCGGGGTTTCCCGGATTTGCCCATTTATACCAGTGGGGTAACCCAGGCGTTATTGCCCCTGAATTGGCCGCCGGAACCGGGGTTGACGGGGTTGGGAACGGTTTTACCCTGGCGACTGCCGGTGCATTTGGCTGCGGATTTAACGGTGGAATTGATCCCGGCGGGGCATTTGCCGGGGGCGGCCTTAGTTTGGCTCCAGCACCATACCCCGGAGCGGACGTTCTCTTTGCTCTACACGGGGAATTGTTTTTTGGCGAATACCCGGCTCACGGAGGGGTTGCGGTTGGAGGACGTGGGGGGCATCCGTCCCGATGTGTTGGTCTTGGATGGCACGGCGGGCACCCGCAAATACCCCCGGCGCAAACAGCAGGAACAGCAGTTGGTGGAAACGGTGGTCTGGGGGCTGACCCAGGGGCAAAGGGTCTGGATCGTGGCGGGGGGAATTGGGGAGGCGCAGGAAATTTTGCTGGTTTTGCGTACCCATTATTTGCTCACGGGGCGACCGGTGAAAATTGGTGTGGATGGGGTGGTGGCCAGGGGGTGCGATAGTTTATTGGAATTGCTGGTGTTTTTGCCGGAGCCGGTGCAGAATTTTGCCCGCCACCAAAGCCTGTTTTGGGATGACCGGGTTTATCCCCAAAGTTACCGTTGGCAGGGGGAATCCCCGGATTTATTTGACATTATGATTGCCAGTACCTGGCCGGATTTTGGCTTGGTAAACCCAACGGATTGGCTGGTGCTGTGGCCGGAAGGGGAGCCGTGCCCCCTGGATTTGCCCAGCCAAACCTATCTACTCCCGGCGCACAACGATGGGGTGGCGACCCTGCAATTGATCCACACCCTGCGCCCCCAGCATCTGGTCTTGGTGCATGGTGCGCCGAACTACCTGGGGGATATGGCGGGGTTGGAGGAAATCCGCAATCGCTATCACGTCCATGTACCCCAGGCGGGGGCTTGGCTGGATTTACCCGTGGGTTTGCCCCTGGTGAGCAGTCCGCCGCCGGAACAGGGGGGCAATTATGAGGGGGAGTTGGCGGAAACGGGCAGTGGCATTCGCATTGAATTGCCCCAGACGCTGACCAGCGACCCCCGCTGGCTGAATTTTGGGGCAACGGGGTTGGTGGAAGCCCGCTGGCAGGGGGAAGAATTGCTGCTCCGGGGCTTGAGTCCCCAGGAAGTCTTGGCACCGCCCCCCACCGGCGCCCGCACCTGCGCCCACTGTCGCTTTTATCGGGGACAACGCTGTACCCAACCGGATTCGCCGCTGATGGGTTTGCAGGTGGCACCGGAAGGGTATTGCGCTGCCTTTCAGAGCATCGTTCCCTAA
- a CDS encoding GNAT family N-acetyltransferase, giving the protein MIRPITLGELTQLAVLLADCFPPPLNPGGWGTALWQRTIEQDVRQRWEREGDKMLWLGVWRGTVLTGAVELSQRQWLHVHYIYLANLAVAVAYRRQGLGRQLLTAAEAAVQTWPQENLYLHVMENNQVARRLYQGLGYQVERWEWTWQTWLGGPKRLLLAKPLCRYNQECSQA; this is encoded by the coding sequence GTGATTCGACCGATTACCCTGGGGGAGTTGACCCAGTTGGCCGTGCTTCTGGCCGATTGTTTTCCGCCGCCTTTGAACCCCGGCGGTTGGGGCACGGCTCTCTGGCAACGCACCATTGAGCAGGATGTGCGCCAGCGATGGGAACGGGAGGGGGACAAAATGCTCTGGCTGGGGGTCTGGCGGGGCACTGTTCTAACCGGGGCGGTGGAATTGAGCCAGCGTCAATGGTTGCACGTCCATTACATTTACCTGGCAAATTTGGCGGTGGCAGTGGCCTATCGGCGGCAAGGTCTGGGGCGGCAATTGCTGACGGCGGCGGAAGCGGCGGTACAAACCTGGCCCCAGGAGAATTTGTACCTGCACGTCATGGAAAATAACCAGGTCGCCCGGCGGCTATACCAGGGATTGGGCTATCAGGTGGAGCGGTGGGAATGGACGTGGCAAACCTGGCTGGGAGGGCCGAAACGGTTACTGCTCGCCAAACCCCTTTGCCGGTACAATCAAGAATGTTCCCAAGCGTGA
- the panD gene encoding aspartate 1-decarboxylase, whose product MWRTFLLSKLHNATLTGAHLDYQGSIAIDQDLLDQAGILPQEQVQVANISNGQRLTTYVIAAPAGSGQVELNGAAAHCGTVGDRLIIMSYGLLAPEEWLHHVPKVLILDEHNAAKK is encoded by the coding sequence GTGTGGCGCACCTTCCTCCTCAGTAAACTCCACAATGCCACTCTAACGGGAGCGCATCTGGACTATCAGGGAAGCATTGCCATTGACCAGGATTTGTTGGATCAAGCGGGAATTTTACCCCAGGAGCAGGTGCAGGTCGCCAATATCAGCAATGGTCAGCGATTAACCACCTATGTGATTGCGGCTCCAGCCGGTTCCGGCCAGGTGGAATTAAACGGGGCGGCGGCGCACTGCGGCACGGTCGGAGATCGGTTAATTATTATGAGTTATGGATTGCTTGCCCCAGAGGAATGGCTGCATCATGTGCCGAAAGTTTTGATTCTGGATGAACATAATGCGGCCAAAAAATAG